One segment of Glandiceps talaboti chromosome 21, keGlaTala1.1, whole genome shotgun sequence DNA contains the following:
- the LOC144451292 gene encoding cytochrome P450 2U1-like: MLTAIQALLVIVITFAIYFYNRGPGRNLPPGPIGVPVVGCLPWLNPVPCETFMIWSKKYGDVFSVRLGAELVVVVNGYETIKEALVKYWYQFSGRPLNWIWVPLFDNKGLSTSDWSVWKKQRILTLNILRQFGMGRHSMEERISTECEALVAAVKSTNGKPFDPTDFFHHATSNVLIAIMFGQRMEYDDPEFKELLDHTLALVRTGILAGLVSFFPVLFNFPIPPLMALKKSTTSLKQYMERQISNCKEHMNGNQPDCFIEYYIKKVNSSSSSEEEAADVSQLPYVLTELMLGGSDTTATTLKWCVLNLLHNPKTQLRIHKEIESCFSNDQPITYSARTSMPFTEACILETQRLATLFQIGIPHRAIEDVSFHGYNIPKDTMVFFNYWSAHMEEGFWENPKEFNPDRFLDGSGQVINRKAMLAFGMGARTCIGAQIARVELFLMLTSLVREFEFLTPEGCLPPSTKGVHGITYTPKPFKMVAKKREVSSEFILG, translated from the exons ATGTTGACGGCAATACAGGCTTTGCTTGTTATTGTGATAACATTTGCCATCTATTTTTACAATCGTGGACCTGGTCGCAATTTGCCACCAGGTCCAATTGGCGTACCAGTTGTCGGATGTCTACCATGGCTCAACCCTGTACCTTGTGAAACATTCATGATATGGTCTAAGAAGTATGGGGATGTGTTCTCAGTTCGTCTGGGCGCAGAGCTTGTTGTAGTTGTCAATGGATATGAGACTATCAAAGAGGCCTTGGTGAAGTACTGGTACCAGTTTTCTGGTCGACCGCTGAATTGGATATGGGTGCCATTATTTGATAACAAAG GGTTGAGTACAAGTGATTGGTCTGTGTGGAAGAAACAGAGAATTCTGACGTTAAACATTTTACGTCAGTTTGGAATGGGAAGACACAGCATGGAAGAACGAATATCAACCGAGTGTGAAGCATTGGTTGCCGCTGTAAAAAGTACGAATGGTAAACCCTTCGACCCTACTGATTTCTTTCACCATGCAACATCCAATGTTTTGATCGCCATCATGTTCGGACAAAGAATGGAATATGATGATCCGGAGTTCAAAGAACTTTTGGATCATACTCTCGCGTTAGTTCGGACCGGTATTCTCGCTGGTCTTGTAAGTTTCTTCCctgttttatttaattttccCATTCCCCCGCTGATGGCGTTGAAGAAATCGACGACATCGCTAAAACAGTACATGGAGAGACAGATTTCGAACTGCAAAGAACACATGAACGGTAACCAACCGGATTGCTTTATAGAATATTACATTAAGAAAGTAAATTCGTCATCCTCGTCCGAGGAAGAAGCTGCTGATGTGTCACAGTTGCCTTATGTACTAACTGAGTTGATGTTAGGTGGTTCCGACACAACTGCTACAACACTCAAATGGTGTGTCCTCAATTTGCTTCATAACCCTAAAACACAGCTACGGATCCATAAGGAGATTGAATCGTGTTTCAGCAATGACCAACCAATAACGTACAGCGCAAGAACGAGTATGCCTTTCACCGAGGCCTGTATCTTAGAAACGCAACGCCTAGCAACGCTGTTTCAAATCGGAATTCCCCACCGCGCCATCGAAGATGtcagtttccatggttacaacaTTCCCAAAGACACGATGGTTTTCTTCAATTACTGGTCTGCTCACATGGAAGAAGGGTTCTGGGAAAATCCCAAGGAATTTAACCCTGATCGATTCCTTGATGGAAGTGGCCAAGTAATTAACAGGAAAGCTATGTTGGCGTTTGGTATGG GAGCAAGGACATGCATTGGTGCACAGATTGCAAGAGTTGAACTCTTCCTGATGTTAACAAGTTTAGTCAGAGAGTTTGAATTCCTGACACCAGAGGGCTGCCTTCCTCCATCAACTAAGGGAGTACATGGAATAACGTATACACCTAAACCATTCAAGATGGTTGCCAAGAAACGCGAGGTGTCCTCGGAATTCATTCTTGGATAG